TTTGTCCGTTCTTATTTCGATTCTAATCGTGATGGCAATGGCGATCTGAATGGATTAACTTCTAAGTTGGCAAATATTCGCGGAATGGGTGCGGAGGGAGTTTGCCTTTCTCCAATCAATCCGTCACCTTCATACGATAATTTTGATGTAACGAATTTCTATAAAGTCGACAGTGTTTATGGAGACACAGCAAGTTTAAAGAAACTGGTTTCTACTGCACATCAGCTCAAGTTGAAAGTGTTTTTGAACCTTCCAGTCAATCATTGTAGTACAAAGCATCCTTGGTTTGTATCTGCTGTTTCCGGTAAGTCATCGCAGTATTCTGATTATTTTATCTGGAAGGATGAAAAATCAATTTCAGGAAATAAAGACAACTGGCATTCTCCGGTAGATAAAAATGGCAAAAAAATTCCGGGAAAAAAGTTTTATGGAAGTAATGGTAGTAAAGCGCCGGATTTTAATTTCAGTAATGCTGAATTAAGAGCGGAGGTGATGAAGATCGGAACCTTCTGGCTTAAAGAGTTTGATCTGGATGGTTTCAAGATAGATGGAGTAGAATTATATTTTGATGCTGAATCTGTTTCAGAAACAAATAAATGGTGGAAGGAGTTTCATTCAGAGATGAAAAAAACCAAAGCAGGTTTTTATCTGGCAGGAAATGTAATTTCAGGTGACAATAAATCTTTCGTTGGAAATGGTTTTGATGCCTTGGTCAATCATGATATTTCTTCGGCAATTATTAATGTAGTTAAGAATGAAGTGGATTCCGGATTGGTAATTGATCTCCTGAAAGTTCGAAGTACTTATTCTGCCAATGCAACTGATTTTATTGACATCATCAGTATCAATAATGAAAAGCATGATCGTAGTATGACATTGTTGAATGGCGATCAGGAAAAATCAAAACTTGCTGCAACATTATTATTTACTTTGCCCGGATCACCTTATTTGTATTATGGTGAAGAAGTAGGGATGTTTGGCAAATTGCCAAAGGAATATATCCGTGAGCCTTACTTGTGGTCAACTGCAAAAAACGCAGGTGGCAAAACGAAGTGGGAGGCCAGCAAATACAATACGCAAGATGTAAAATCTTTCAATGTAAGTTCCAGAGATTCTTCTTCGGTATTTTCACACTATAAAAAATTAATGGCACTTCGTCGGACAACACCTGCGTTAAATGGAAATGGATTTGAAAATGTAAAAGTTTCAGATAACCGGGTAATCTCTTTCCTTCGCTATTCAGATAAACAAAAGGTTTTGATTGTAATGAACCTGACCAATAAAGATCTTGATACAAAGATTGACTTTCGGGGAGTAATCGGTTCAGCGATATTTGAAAATGGAAAAGTTGTGATCGACGGCGAAAAAATGATCTGTTCTCCGCATGGCGTTTCAGTATTTCTTGTAAACTGATTTCGGAGATGAGGATTGTAATTGTTTGTATTCTTGCGAACCTGCTTTTCGGCACTCATCAGTTGTTTGCTCAAGTGTATGGATGTACTGACCATCTCGCAAATAACTACAACAATCTGGCTACTGATAACGATGGTACTTGCCTCTATAGTCCTGCATCAGTAACTGCTGTTACAAGTGTTGCTTTGAATTCTACTATCTCAGAAACATCGGGCTTAATTCTGTGGAATGGTAGTTTACTGACGCTTAATGATAATACAGATACGCTATTGTATTCTTTGGATACATTGTCGGGGAACATTGTGCAGCAATTCAATTTAACCGGAGTAGAAAATTATGACTGGGAAGAAATTTCAAGCGATTCCCTATACATTTATGTCGGTGATTTCGGAAATAATGTAAATGGAAACAGAACTGATCTGCACATTCTGAGAATTGAAAAGAATTCTCTCCTTATCAATTCTCCTGTGATCGATACGATCAGTTTTACTTATTCAGATCAGACTGATTTTACTCCAACAGGATCTAACAATACCGATTTTGATTGCGAAGCCTTTATTGTTTCTCAAGACAGTATTTTTCTTTTTAGCAAACAGTGGGTAAGCAATCAGACTGCACTATATTCTTTACCGAAGGTTCCTGGAAATCACATTGCTCAGCTTCATTCGCCGTTGGATGTTCAGGGTATGATAACAGGTGCTACCTATCTTGAATCGAAGCGAATGGTCGTACTGTGCGCGTATACAAATTTACTACAGCCGTTTGTTTACTTGCTTTACGATTTTGATGATCATAATTTTTTCAGTGGAAACAAACGAAGCTTGTCTTTGTCGTTACCATTTCATCAGGTTGAAGGTATTGCAACTTCTGATGGATTAAAATATTATTGTTCAAATGAGGCTTTCTCTCAGCCACCTGTGATTAACACCCCTCAAAAACTTCATACTTTTGATCTGACTTCCTACCTGGGAAATTATCTGGATGATCTCATTCTGGGTGAACCAAAATTGACTTCCATGGTTTTCGAAATTTTCCCGGTTCCGGTTACAGGTACACTGACGATCGTAAATAAATATGAAGTTGTGAATTCGGAATATAAACTTACAGATCAATATGGAAAATCAGTTGCTCTCGGAGAAATAAATTCCGGGCGAAATGAGATCGATCTTTCAAAGCTTTCTTCCGGAATTTATTTTATGTCAATAACCAATAGTTTTTCGCCGGTATTGTTTTACAAAATTGTTAAGCAATAGTTTAATTTTATTACAACTTAACTAATCTTTGCATAGTCACTCCCTTTTTATTTGAAAGCGTAACATAAAACAGACCTGTACTTTTTTGTCTGATGAAAGAGAGATCAATATTGAGCTGTGAAGAATAGTCTTCCAGCAATTTTGTGTAAATAATGTTTCCTTCCGAATCCAGTATTGTAAGATGATTTTCGCCTGTCAATGCCAGATTAGAAAAATCGATTTTTAAATTACCTGTTGTCGGATTTGGATAGAGTAAAAATTTATTTGACTCATCGATGTAATTCATTCCTGTTAATCCTTGTCCCTCTGTGATAGTGAAGAATTCATCCGGTGCAACATTTGTAAAGTATTCAATTGTGCCTGAAAGCCATTCAACTTTTATGGAATCGATTACTGTTGCATCGCCCAGACCGAAATGTGCTCGCAGATCATTTTGTCCACAGTAGGAGCTTTGAGCGGAAATTTCACGCATCTGCCAGACCGGATTTCCTGAAATAATAGCTTTCATTCTGATCTTAGTTCCGATTGCACTTTTATTTGTGGTGGTTCCGACAAGTTTTATTGTACTCCAGTGATTTCCATTTCCATCGTTGTGATAGAGGAAATCCGATGGATCAGTATTGTTGAATCTTACTGTAGCGACAGCCAGGTCTTCAAAGCCATCATTGTCATAGTCGCCAAAAGCGCATCCATAAGACCAGGAAGAATCCGTAGCTAATGGCGAGGATCCGATTCTTTCAAACGAACCATCGCCATTATTCAGATAAAAAAAGTTTAGTTGCTTTAAAGCGGAATTGTATGTGTTAGTTACAAAAAGGTCGAGGTCGCCATCATTATCAACATCACTCCATGCTGAACTGAATGAGTGATCGTTTGTATTTGTAATAGTATCGCCCGTGATTTTTGTAAAGGTGAAATTCCCTTCATTTCTGAATAAGGCATTGCTCGATTGATCGTTTGCAAGGAATACATCGAGATCGCCATCGTTATCATAATCACCCCAACTACTGCTCATCGTTAAACCACCATTGCTTACTAAAGGACCGGTAGTAATTCTTGTGAATGTGCCGCTATCGTTTCTGTAAATGTTTTCATCGTTGTCTGTTAAACCTTCGTTGGAAACAAATAGATCAAGATCTCCATCACTGTCCATGTCTGTCCAGTTCACGCTTCTTGAAGTATAAAGATCAGTGACCGGACTGCCACTTGTAATTTCAGTGAATGTATTGTTTCCATCATTATGGTAAAGTCTGTTGCGGTCAGTACTTGCACTGCCGCCACTTCGTGTAGTATAAAGATCAACAAGTCCATCATTATCATAATCCCCCCATGAAGCAGTTTCGCAATATCCATTTGTATTTACAACGGCCGTTCCCAGTATCTCAGTAAAGTTTGCAATGCCATCGTTTATGTAGTATAGATTATCGAAGTTGTACCAATTCACTACATAAGCATCAGCATCGCCATCATTATCTGAGTCAGCAAAGGTTGCACCGTCACTGGGTTTATTATCCAGAAACGATCGGATCTCCTGTTCTTGCAAGAAAAGAACCATTTCCAAGATTCATGTACAGCATGTTATTCTGACCTCCGGCTCTGCCGTTAGAGATAAAAAGATCAATCAGGCCATCGTTATTCATATCGATCCAGTTTACACTTCGTGAATCTCCGGGAGTGGAAACTACAGGGCCGGTTGTAATTTTTGTGAATGTCTGGCTCATTGAATTCAGACTTAATGCCAGAATAAAGCAGATGAAGAATGATTTTTTCATGTGTGGTAAATTATTTACGGTTAGTCTTGTAATTTTATGTATATATTTATTTCTTTAAACAATTATTATTCTAATGACTGTTTTCTACCAACAAATTGTTTTCAAAAAAGAATGAAAGAATTTCAGATGATCAATTATGCTGTTCATATGTTGAAACATGTTGTTCGGCTTAATGCAGATGTAATTCTCCTGAAATTTCTCAAATTAGCGGTATGAATAAAAGAATTGCGCTTCATGTTCTTTTCTGGCTGACTTATTTATTATGGGGCGGTTACATTCTTGGTTCTTACGATGGAAATTTTACGCGTTCATTCCTGAACGATATTGCACACCTTCCGCTGAAGATCACAGTTACATACATTATCATGTATTACCTGCTTCCGAATTTTGTAAATAAAAGAAAATACGTTCAGCTTATTCTTTTTATTGTCGTTCTTTTAATATTGTCGGCATTCATTCAACGTTTTACAATTTACCGGATTACTCAACCATTCTTTTATCCTGAGAGTACATTCTATTTCTGGAATTTTCCAAAACTTTTGTGGGGAGCATTTGATGTGTTTTCAATTGCTGCAATTGCACTGAGCATTAAACTATTTAAGAACCGCTATGAAAGTCAACAACGGGAGGAAGAACTGAAACGCGAAAAGGTTGAAACCGAACTTCGGTTTCTGAAAGCTCAGATCAATCCGCATTTTTTATTCAATACTTTAAACAGTATTTATGCGTTGACAAGAATTCAGTCTGAAGCCGCACCGGATGCAGTTATGCGATTGTCTAAAATTTTGCGATATATGCTTTATGAAACCGATAAGTCCACAACAATAGAAAAAGAGTTGCGGATCGTTGACGATTACATTGAACTTCAGAAACTACGATTCGGAAAAAAGATCAATGTGACTTTGATAAGAAATATCGATGATCCGCAAAGAGAAATTGCACAGCTTATTATTCTTCCGCTTGTTGAGAATGCATTCAAGCACGGCATATCCGGAAATATGGATTCTTCACAGATTCTTATCAAAGTGGAATTGCAAAAAACTGATTTTAATGTCCACATCATAAATCCCGTTTCTGAGATTTCTGTAAAGGATGATGTTCAGGAAGGAATAGGTTTAGTCAATATTTCGCGGCAGTTGCAACTCTTGTACAAATCATATAGTTTTTCTCATGAGCAAAGGGATGGGAATTTCTTTGTAAATTTACATATCGACTTAACCAGCTATACTGACTATGAATTGTCTGATCGTAGAAGATGAGCATCTTGCTTCAGAAGTACTGCGGGATTACATCCAGCAAATGCCGGGTTTAAAACTCATGGGTGTTTGTGAAAATGTATTCACTGCCAATGAAGAGCTGCATCGGTCGAAGATAGATCTGATTTTTCTGGATATTAATCTTCCACGTATCAGTGGACTTGATTTTTTAAAGACGATCGGCTACAAATATCATGTCATTCTTACAACTGCTTATCATCAGTATGCTCTTGATGCCTTTGATCTGAATGTTGTAGACTATCTGCTCAAGCCTATTGAGTTCAATCGATTTCTACAGGCGGTAAATAAAGTGTATGAAAAGACAAGATCAGTTGATCCTGTTCACAGGCCAGATTCAAATGAACGCAGATTCTATTTTTTTAATACAGATAAAAAAAATATTAAAGTTTATTCAGATGAAATTGTTTTTATTGAAAGCCTGAAAGACTATGTGCGCATACATACCGGCGATAAACAAATAGTTACAAAATTTCAGATCGGGGAATTGGAAAAATATCTGGCCGACGATAAATTTGTCAGGATCCATAAATCATTTATTGTAAATGCCGATAAGGTGACAGCATTCAATGCAATTCAGATTGAAGTAGGGAGGAATACTTTGCCTTTAGGAAGAACATATAAGGAGCTCGTTGAAAAGAAGCTCACTTCTTGAAATTTAAACATGGAGGAAAAGGAGAAAAAAAGGGAGAAAAGAGAGAAGACTCCTTTTCCTCACTTTTTTTCTCCTTTTTCTCTGTGTTTAAAAAATGCTGGCATTTCCTTTAACCCCTTGTCAATACTACAAATGATTTTTATGTTTCGAAGCAAAGACATTTATCACTTTTACATAGGTTTTTAATGGCTAACTTCATTCGATGAAAGTAATCTTGTATGTAGTTCTGGTGTTTCATGCACTTTTCCATTTATTGGGTTTCCTGAAAGCATATAAATTAGCACCATTAGCTGAGATATCTGTATCCATTTCAAAAATTAGTGGAATCGTTTGGCTCATTGCCTCTTGTCTGTTTGTCGCAACAATTGCATTGATGATTTTCAACATAAATGCTTGGGTTTATCTTGCCTTTCTGTCCATTATGCTTTCGCAATACCTGATAATTACAACATGGCATGATTCAAAGTATGGAACTATAATCAATGTGATCCTGCTTGTGTTTCTGATATTAAGCTGGTATAAAATTAAGTTTGAGGACAAATACAAAGTTGAAGTTCATGAACAGTTAGCAAAAGTTCAGGCTGGTGATACAGCAATATTAAAAGACATTGACCTTGTAAAATTACCCGAACGTGTTCAGAAATATCTGGTATATACGGGAGCCTTGAACAAGCCTAAAGTTCATAATTTCAGAATCAGGTTTTCCGGAAACATACGTAAAAATAATGATGCTCCATGGATGCCTTTCACTTCTGAGCAGTTTAATTTTTTACCAACTTCAGTAAGACTATTTTTTATGAAAGCGGAAATGAAAAAACTTCCTATAGCCGGATTTCATAGTTTTAAAAATGGGACAGCGTTTATGGATATCAGGTTACTTTCACTGTTTACAGTACAGTATGAATCAGGACAGGATATGGGGATAGCAGAAACAGTTACTTTTTTTAACGACATGTGTTGTATGGCGCCGGCAACATTGATAGATGAACGGATTCAATGGACAGGTAATAATGGTGATAGTGTTTTTGCTAAGTTCATAAATAATAATATTGAAATTAATGCAACTCTTGTCTTTAACAATAAGAATGAATTGGTAAATTTTATTTCAGATGATCGTTATACAATTACAGAAAGTGGTTCAATGAAAAAGATCCGATGGTCGACGCCTTTGAAAAATTATCAGGTATTCAATGGCTGCAAATTAGCTTCATCGGCGGAAACAATTTATTCTTATCCCGATAAAGATCTTATTTATGGAACATTTCAATTAAGGAGTATTGAATATAATGTAACTTCAAATTAATTTTGTAAGCCGTGTTTTTTTATGAGAAATTCAATTATTAAAATCGTAGCAATATTGCTTCTTCTTTTTAATGGAATCGGAGCAGTTTATGGTGGTGGTAATCTGATTCTTCATCCGGATGGAAGCAGTCTGGGTATAACAGTTGAATGGTTGAAATATTCTCCATTCACAAACTTCCTCATTCCCGGTATTATTCTCTTTCTGGTTAATGGCGTCTTCAGTTTTGTAGTGATTATTTTTATATTGATGAAATGGCCGTACTATAAAACGATGATCCTGACCGTGGGGCTTATGTTAAGTGGATGGATTTTGATCCAGATGATATTTTTAAGAACAGTCAATAATTTACACATAATAATGGGGACGACTGGAGTTTTGCTTATGATAATTGGACTTTTATTGATGGAAAAAGAAGAAGAAGTTAATTTTCTTATTTTAGACAAACTTTTCCAAGTGTTCATTCTTAAAACTAATTAAAATGGAAGCATACGATACAGTAGTGGAAGCAATCAATGGATTGAAAAAGCAAGGCTACATTGAAGATCTGAACTTGCGTCAGAATTGTCTGGAATGCAGTGGTCGTGAAATTAAATTATTTCACGATGAATTTCACATCGACAAGTTCTTTCGTTTTGAGGGCAATTCAGATCCGGCAGATGAGAGCATTGTATATGCAATATCATCTCCCAAACATAATTTGAAAGGTGTTATGGTGAACGGATATGGGATCAGTTCTGAGCCACTCACCAATGAAATGCTTGAAAAACTTAAATAGAAAAAATTTGTTTAAAAAATGAACTGATCATCAAACCACATGAAAAAACTTCTGCTTCTGCTATCATTATCTTTTACTTTGCAATCATTTGCTCAAATGAATATTGTAAGTTATGCGGGCAGTAACGGCAAAGAAACATTTTATGATGTTATGCAGATCACAGATGGAACATTTCTGATTTGTGGTTATGCTGATGACTTAAACTGGATCGATGCAGGAGTGCAGCGGATTCAATTAAATTATCCGGGAATAATTCCTAATTCACTTGGATCAAATCGATATGGATTTATTCTCCATTTGAGTTCTGATCTTCAAACCATTTTACAGGTTGTCCATTTTCCTCAGGGTGTGGTGGAAGATATTCGATTCATTAAAACAAATACACTTCCTTATACTGCTACGGGAGATCTTTACATCAGTGCAAATACTGCTGATTCAGATGCTAATAATGGTGGATACATTATAGGTAAGTTGGATAATAATTTTGTAAACGGGCTTCCGACTGCCTTGGAATGGTTAGAAGTTGTTTGGGCGAAATCAGGCCCGAAAGATTATCACCCATGGGATGTAACAAATGATGGTCGTGTATTTTATATTTCCGGCGAAGCGTTTGGCTATGACTGGAGTGCTGTTTATTGTCTCAATCAAAACGGACAACGTGCTATTGTAGAGAACTGGAGAACTCATTGGTTGAAAAACGGATTTGAATTTAAAGGCACACCGGCTTCTTCTAATCCTCAGGGTGGAATAGATTCCGTAGACTACAGCGGAATTGTTCTGAAGATCTGGGGCCGATGCGATCTCAGGTCGTGGACACAAAACGAATATGACTACATTCAACCCGATGGGAATGGTGGAACTAAGAAAGGTTCATGGCCTGCAGATCTTCTTTTCAATGGACCATGTGATCCTGCGAGTCCTACTGCTACCGGTCCCGGTTATACGGGATATTCTGCTGCCGCAGGAAGTCCTGTTTATGGTGGTACGAATATTTGTATTGATAAACGTAATAACAATCTTTACCTGGGAGTGAATTTTAAAAGTGTTACCTCAGGTGGTAGTCCTGATTTTGAACCTGCAGTTATTGCAATGAACGAATCCGGTACGATGCTATGGTGGTCGCGCTTGTATCATGAGATCACTCCTGCAGGCGATACGATGGAATCGGTTCCTGATCAATACGTAGATGCATTGGCAATTGATTATTCAAACAACAAACTTGTTGTTGGTGCAAGATGCCATGGTAATAACATTGAAAATTTTTGGGAAGGCAATCAGATTGCAAGCGACCCCGCAGCTTATGGTTTTCAGAATCAGTTTACAGGTACAAATGGAAATATCCATCTATCTTGGCTTGGAAAATTTTTGTTGAATGATGGCACATTGACCAATTCTACTTTCATGGGCGAGTATGCTGAAGGAACAGGTTCGCTTGGCACACCTCACGCTGATCCTAATCTTGATGGCTGGGCAGACCCTAATACCGGTTGGCCTGATGTAAATACTACCAGGATCGCACGTAACAATATGAAAGTTTCAAGTTCCGGTGATGTGTGTGTCATAGCAGTAGGACGACGAACAACTACTACTTCAAATGCTTTCCAGAAAATGGTGAAACCTGATTTCGGCGGATTAAGCGCATGGAATAGTTTTGTCAGGGTTTATGATTCACAATTTCATGTTCCAAAATATTCCTCACTTGTAGTAGGAGTGTGGGACACATTAACTCAAGCCGGAGGAGGAAATACTGAATTGTTTGGAATTTACAAAACAAGTCTCGGTGTAATCTGTGTTGGCCGACAGACAGCTGATACAAACGGAATAGCAAATGGAAATAATATACCACTTGCAAATGTACTACCATGGGGAAGCAGTTCCCCTTTGAATGAAAGTGCAATATTGGTTTATTATCAGGCAGGTAATCTTGTAAACATTGATGATAGTATTCTGACAGAGATAACTACTCCTTTATCTCATTTGAAGAATGAAGAAATTGTATCTTATCCTAATCCCTCTGGTGGTAGGATCTTTATATCATTCACTGATAAAAATATTAATTCAAATGAATGGCAATATAGAATGATTGATGGATTCGGAAGAATGATCAGTTCAGGAGTGCTTAAGAATAATTTATTGGATCTGTCAGATATTTCCAATGGAATTTATCAATTACAATTAAGTAACAATGATAAAAATTACTTATCAAAGGTTATCATTGTAAGATAGAACCTTTAAAGACAAATTGTAAATGGCCTCAAACAATATTAATTTTTCCGGTTTAACAGATGCAGAAGTATTGGCATCACGTGAAAAATCAGGGGCGAATAAATTAGTCTATAAAAAAGAAAATAGTTTTCTCGATGCAGTGAAAAGTATTGTGAAAGAGCCGATGATCATTTTGCTCTTTGTCGCTGCAATAATTTATTTTATTAGTGGCAAACCTGAAGATGCCATATTCCTTTCTGTCGCCATTGTTCTGGTCGCAGCAATTTCCCTTTATCAGGATTCACGAAGCAGGAATGCGCTGGAAAAATTAAAAACGTTCATCAAGCCTGCAAGTAAAGTAATTCGAAATAATCAGGAACAGGAAATTGATAGTCAGGAAATCGTGGTTGGTGATTATCTTATTGTTGAAGAAGGAACCGTAATTGCTGCTGATGCTGTCATCGTTCAGTCAAACGATTTTTCTGTTAACGAATCTATACTTACAGGAGAATCAATGCCGGTATCGAAGGATAAATCAAGTGAAGATAATAAGATCTATCTCGGGTGTACAGTTGCCGGTGGACTTGCGATTGCCAAAGTAACAGCTGTCGGCAATGAAACAAAACTTGGCAAGATCGGAAAGAGTATTGAAAGTATCGACGAAGAAAAGACTCCGCTTGAAATGCAGATCCGGAACTTTGTTCGTAAAATGGTTATCGTCGGTGCTGTAGTATTTATTATTGTATGGGGAATAAATTATTTCCTGATCCATGATGTAATCGATAGTCTGTTGAAAGCCCTGACGCTTGCAATGAGTATTTTGCCGGAAGAGATTCCTGTTGCTTTCTCAACGTTTATGGCATTGGGCGCATGGCGATTAATGAAAATGGGAATCGTTGTGAAACAAATGAAGACTGTAGAAACTCTTGGTA
This is a stretch of genomic DNA from Bacteroidota bacterium. It encodes these proteins:
- a CDS encoding DUF3459 domain-containing protein; this translates as MRKGVIIVGLLLTAFISNGQSFERSSRPTADSLPVNDRDHKNRIVYDVFVRSYFDSNRDGNGDLNGLTSKLANIRGMGAEGVCLSPINPSPSYDNFDVTNFYKVDSVYGDTASLKKLVSTAHQLKLKVFLNLPVNHCSTKHPWFVSAVSGKSSQYSDYFIWKDEKSISGNKDNWHSPVDKNGKKIPGKKFYGSNGSKAPDFNFSNAELRAEVMKIGTFWLKEFDLDGFKIDGVELYFDAESVSETNKWWKEFHSEMKKTKAGFYLAGNVISGDNKSFVGNGFDALVNHDISSAIINVVKNEVDSGLVIDLLKVRSTYSANATDFIDIISINNEKHDRSMTLLNGDQEKSKLAATLLFTLPGSPYLYYGEEVGMFGKLPKEYIREPYLWSTAKNAGGKTKWEASKYNTQDVKSFNVSSRDSSSVFSHYKKLMALRRTTPALNGNGFENVKVSDNRVISFLRYSDKQKVLIVMNLTNKDLDTKIDFRGVIGSAIFENGKVVIDGEKMICSPHGVSVFLVN
- a CDS encoding T9SS type A sorting domain-containing protein; protein product: MRIVIVCILANLLFGTHQLFAQVYGCTDHLANNYNNLATDNDGTCLYSPASVTAVTSVALNSTISETSGLILWNGSLLTLNDNTDTLLYSLDTLSGNIVQQFNLTGVENYDWEEISSDSLYIYVGDFGNNVNGNRTDLHILRIEKNSLLINSPVIDTISFTYSDQTDFTPTGSNNTDFDCEAFIVSQDSIFLFSKQWVSNQTALYSLPKVPGNHIAQLHSPLDVQGMITGATYLESKRMVVLCAYTNLLQPFVYLLYDFDDHNFFSGNKRSLSLSLPFHQVEGIATSDGLKYYCSNEAFSQPPVINTPQKLHTFDLTSYLGNYLDDLILGEPKLTSMVFEIFPVPVTGTLTIVNKYEVVNSEYKLTDQYGKSVALGEINSGRNEIDLSKLSSGIYFMSITNSFSPVLFYKIVKQ
- a CDS encoding VCBS repeat-containing protein; this translates as MVLFLQEQEIRSFLDNKPSDGATFADSDNDGDADAYVVNWYNFDNLYYINDGIANFTEILGTAVVNTNGYCETASWGDYDNDGLVDLYTTRSGGSASTDRNRLYHNDGNNTFTEITSGSPVTDLYTSRSVNWTDMDSDGDLDLFVSNEGLTDNDENIYRNDSGTFTRITTGPLVSNGGLTMSSSWGDYDNDGDLDVFLANDQSSNALFRNEGNFTFTKITGDTITNTNDHSFSSAWSDVDNDGDLDLFVTNTYNSALKQLNFFYLNNGDGSFERIGSSPLATDSSWSYGCAFGDYDNDGFEDLAVATVRFNNTDPSDFLYHNDGNGNHWSTIKLVGTTTNKSAIGTKIRMKAIISGNPVWQMREISAQSSYCGQNDLRAHFGLGDATVIDSIKVEWLSGTIEYFTNVAPDEFFTITEGQGLTGMNYIDESNKFLLYPNPTTGNLKIDFSNLALTGENHLTILDSEGNIIYTKLLEDYSSQLNIDLSFIRQKSTGLFYVTLSNKKGVTMQRLVKL
- a CDS encoding VCBS repeat-containing protein: MKKSFFICFILALSLNSMSQTFTKITTGPVVSTPGDSRSVNWIDMNNDGLIDLFISNGRAGGQNNMLYMNLGNGSFLARTGDPIVSG
- a CDS encoding histidine kinase; translation: MNKRIALHVLFWLTYLLWGGYILGSYDGNFTRSFLNDIAHLPLKITVTYIIMYYLLPNFVNKRKYVQLILFIVVLLILSAFIQRFTIYRITQPFFYPESTFYFWNFPKLLWGAFDVFSIAAIALSIKLFKNRYESQQREEELKREKVETELRFLKAQINPHFLFNTLNSIYALTRIQSEAAPDAVMRLSKILRYMLYETDKSTTIEKELRIVDDYIELQKLRFGKKINVTLIRNIDDPQREIAQLIILPLVENAFKHGISGNMDSSQILIKVELQKTDFNVHIINPVSEISVKDDVQEGIGLVNISRQLQLLYKSYSFSHEQRDGNFFVNLHIDLTSYTDYELSDRRR
- a CDS encoding response regulator transcription factor; this encodes MLTMNCLIVEDEHLASEVLRDYIQQMPGLKLMGVCENVFTANEELHRSKIDLIFLDINLPRISGLDFLKTIGYKYHVILTTAYHQYALDAFDLNVVDYLLKPIEFNRFLQAVNKVYEKTRSVDPVHRPDSNERRFYFFNTDKKNIKVYSDEIVFIESLKDYVRIHTGDKQIVTKFQIGELEKYLADDKFVRIHKSFIVNADKVTAFNAIQIEVGRNTLPLGRTYKELVEKKLTS
- a CDS encoding phosphoribosylpyrophosphate synthetase; translation: MEAYDTVVEAINGLKKQGYIEDLNLRQNCLECSGREIKLFHDEFHIDKFFRFEGNSDPADESIVYAISSPKHNLKGVMVNGYGISSEPLTNEMLEKLK
- a CDS encoding T9SS type A sorting domain-containing protein, encoding MKKLLLLLSLSFTLQSFAQMNIVSYAGSNGKETFYDVMQITDGTFLICGYADDLNWIDAGVQRIQLNYPGIIPNSLGSNRYGFILHLSSDLQTILQVVHFPQGVVEDIRFIKTNTLPYTATGDLYISANTADSDANNGGYIIGKLDNNFVNGLPTALEWLEVVWAKSGPKDYHPWDVTNDGRVFYISGEAFGYDWSAVYCLNQNGQRAIVENWRTHWLKNGFEFKGTPASSNPQGGIDSVDYSGIVLKIWGRCDLRSWTQNEYDYIQPDGNGGTKKGSWPADLLFNGPCDPASPTATGPGYTGYSAAAGSPVYGGTNICIDKRNNNLYLGVNFKSVTSGGSPDFEPAVIAMNESGTMLWWSRLYHEITPAGDTMESVPDQYVDALAIDYSNNKLVVGARCHGNNIENFWEGNQIASDPAAYGFQNQFTGTNGNIHLSWLGKFLLNDGTLTNSTFMGEYAEGTGSLGTPHADPNLDGWADPNTGWPDVNTTRIARNNMKVSSSGDVCVIAVGRRTTTTSNAFQKMVKPDFGGLSAWNSFVRVYDSQFHVPKYSSLVVGVWDTLTQAGGGNTELFGIYKTSLGVICVGRQTADTNGIANGNNIPLANVLPWGSSSPLNESAILVYYQAGNLVNIDDSILTEITTPLSHLKNEEIVSYPNPSGGRIFISFTDKNINSNEWQYRMIDGFGRMISSGVLKNNLLDLSDISNGIYQLQLSNNDKNYLSKVIIVR